Genomic DNA from Spirochaetota bacterium:
TGACAGTAAGACATGCCCAGAATGACATTACTATTTGCCATTTTGACGAGCGATATGTTAACATGTCATTTTAGACAAACGAAGTGACTGAGAAATCTTGTACTAATAATTAAATCTTTTATTTAGTGGTGAGCATTATGAATCTGAAGGACATAGGTGAGTTTGGATTTATTAAGCGTATAGCGCCCGATAGCATTAATGACTCAAGAAACGTATTGCGATCAATTGGCGATGATGCAGCAGTATTTAGAGTAGGTAAAAATGAGTGTGTTGTTCTTACTACTGATCTGCTTGTGGAACGGGTTCATTTTATTAAACAAGCAATGTCGGGTTATCAACTTGGGTATAAATCGCTGGCTGTCAATTTAAGTGATATTGCTGCAATGGGTGCTGTTCCACAACATGCTTTTGTAAGCATAGGCATACCTAAGGATACCCCAATAGAATATCTGGATGAAATCTACAGGGGGATGAAAGATCTTGCAAAACAATATAATGTTAATATATTGGGAGGAGATACCACATCATCGATTGTTGATTTAATTATTAACGTGGCAATTACAGGAGTTGCTAAAAAAGGTTCACTATTATACCGGAACACAGCAAAAGATGGAGATGTAATATTTTGTACTGGTTTTTTGGGTGATAGTAAAGCGGGATTAGACTTTATTCTGAAATCAGAACAACCAAAAAATGATCATGAAAAACGGTTGTTTGCAGCACACTGTTTGCCCCGTCCACACATAGAGGAAGGTTTGTTTTTGGCAAACTCTGGTGCAGTTCACTCATGCATTGACATAAGTGATGGATTGAGTTCGGATTTAATGCACATAGCAGAAGAAAGTAATGTGGGATTTATATTGCTAGAAGAGGGAATACCATTATCACCTGATTTATTGCAATATTGTAAAGAACATGGCTATAATGCAATAGAGTATGCACTTTCAGGTGGTGAAGATTATGTGCTGGTATGTACTGCTGATGTAAAAAAAGCAAGAAAGCTTGAGAATGATTTTTATAAAACATTTAACAAGATGTTATACAAAATTGGAATAATTACCAAAGAAAAACAATATCGTATAAAAATGAACGATGGAACAATAAGTGATATAAAACCAAAAGGCTGGGATCACTTTGCATAAGTTAGTTAAGATTTTTGCTGGAAAAATAAATTTTGATGAGTCTCCTTCAAATTGAATCCATCTTTACTATGAAATAATAATATGCAAATATTACATATCTGAAGGAAAAAAATTAGACATGCAGAAAAGTAAGGATTGGGAAAAAGTTATAGCACACTACATCATATGCACATATCGGGTAAATTACATCCAATGGGATAAAGCAAGTGGCGTAATTAAAGCTGAGTATTGCTGGAAGCAGAATATAGTATATCATTAATTTATGTAGTGGCAGCGTGAGTTACCGAATGATGAAGGTAATGGCAATACTCGATACGTAGCATTAGTAAGCACGGTAGCAGTAAATGAAAACGAATATCCGTTGAGTAATGCTATAGATGGTATGAAAAAAGTAGAAGAGAGTTTGTGTAGTAACTCTCAAGATATGGGAATAAAGACAATATACAGACAGATAAACTTTTAGCTGCATAAAAGTATACGGATGTCTTACTTTAGTCAATTATCTATAGTTGGGAAGGCTATTGGTTGGCCAGTTTCACTAATTCTGGTGGTGGCCCCCAGTAAAATTGGCAACAAGGGATGCCTTCTTCAAGATAAAATGAAAATGTGTAGCCACTAAAACGATAGTTATCGGTATTTTCATCACTGTCTAAGGCAGCAAGATAATCATAAAGATAATTTTCTACACAATACGCTATAACCTTAGCTAACGACATCTTACATATTTTGCGCACATCCATCACAAACTCATACTCATTCTCATACATATACAGATGAACCCGCTTCCACGTTTGATACCGCTTTCTATATTGCAACCGTTTATAGCTTTTCACCGGGATCCGTTTATACGAAAATACATAGTTTATGAAATTTATAATAAAAGTATGAAGCGGTAATTTGTA
This window encodes:
- the thiL gene encoding thiamine-phosphate kinase: MNLKDIGEFGFIKRIAPDSINDSRNVLRSIGDDAAVFRVGKNECVVLTTDLLVERVHFIKQAMSGYQLGYKSLAVNLSDIAAMGAVPQHAFVSIGIPKDTPIEYLDEIYRGMKDLAKQYNVNILGGDTTSSIVDLIINVAITGVAKKGSLLYRNTAKDGDVIFCTGFLGDSKAGLDFILKSEQPKNDHEKRLFAAHCLPRPHIEEGLFLANSGAVHSCIDISDGLSSDLMHIAEESNVGFILLEEGIPLSPDLLQYCKEHGYNAIEYALSGGEDYVLVCTADVKKARKLENDFYKTFNKMLYKIGIITKEKQYRIKMNDGTISDIKPKGWDHFA